ATGGTGGTCGTCCCAACGCCTTTGACGCTGCCAAGTAAATCAGAAAGCGCTTTGAAATGGCTTTGAACATGTTTGTTCATGTCGTGGTCAATTCGAGCGAGTTCGTGTTTCAGGGCATTAATGATCGTCTTTATGCTCTTGCGGGACTGAGGGTGAGCCGAAGCAAGTCGGTTATTCTCTGCCACAAGCATGGTAACGAGTTGACGTCGCCGCGTGACGAGAGCGGCCAGAGCCTGACGTTGAATATCTGGCAGGGGTTGAATGAAACGTTCACGCTCAGGATGTCGGTCAATGACCTCAGCCATTTGCGCTAATACTTTGGCGTCAATGCGGTCGGTTTTAGCCAGATATCCCATGGCGCGAGCGAAGTCTCTTGCCTGGCGGGGATTGATAACGACGACCTCAAAACCAGCAGCTTGTAACGAACAAGCCAGTGGAGCTTCGAGTCCGCCGGTGGCCTCCATGAGGATAAGAGAAACTGAATGTTTTGCCAGTTCAGCCTGAATAGCGTCAAAGCCATCGAGGTCATTACTGGCGGAAAAGGGCGGCAATGCAGAACCCATAGCGATATCGAGGGAGGCTTTGGAAACATCAATACCGATGTGAAGTAAATCTGGCAGACTCATTTTTACCCCTCCTTGCAAATACGAAATGAGGTCAAACAACTGTTCGGGTTTCAGATGAGTGGCGCGGTTCATGCGCAATGAGCTAAATAACGGGCTTAGAAACCCCAGAGTAAAACAGGCTACATGAACCGTGCCAAACTTACATTGTCAATAATATCTAAACTTCAAGATACAAGAGTATATAGCTGATTATCGGATGGCTGGGAAATAGCAACTTTTGATGATTAACCCGTCACTATTTCCCAGTGATTTAATCGCCGTCAATTAGGCAAGTATCAGCGCCTCATTTGCAGCAATGGTTTGTTGTATTTGGGGGGTGTTCAGCAGGCTATCTAATCGTGCCAGTGCGGTCCTTAATGGCACAAGCTCCACTCCGGATGCATCGATATCAACAATTCGGGGTTGGTCATCGTTCAAATCGTCAATAATATCCAGAATCCAGGTTATATTCTCACTGACGTTTTCACAAATAACTTTCAATTTTCCATAGAAGCCAGAAATTTGAGTGATTGAGGCCAGTTTCGTACGCGTGTTCTTTTCCTCCTGGTGCAACTCTTCTACTTGTTTTTCCAGCGCGGTTACACTTCCCTCGTCGTGCTTTTGCTGGTCACGTAGTGTGACTTGCAGATTTCTGGCAACTTTCAGTTTGTTTTCGTCTTCTTTCAACGCATTTTGATAGTTGTTTATTTCATCGCGCAGAATACTGATGCGTGCGGCGTCTTGATCGACCAGCGACTTGATGCCCAGAAAAGCGCGATCGAGGCCAAGACTAAAAATCGATGCGAAGATGCTGCCAACTGAACTATCATTGAGACGATCAAGCTGCCGTTGATGTTCGTTCCGTTCTCGTTCCGAGTTACTTAGGTTATGTGACAGCGCCTCCAAATGCTGTTGGAGTTCTTGCATATTCACATCCCCTTTTTTTATCTCAATCTCCAGATCCGAAATCTGTGTTTGAATTTTCATCATCTCTGCATTTAATTTACCGCTCTGAAGAATGATCGCTGCAACGGCTTCCGTTACCTTTCTTTGCTCTGTTTTGTAAAGCTGTTCCCCTTGTATTGTCTGGGTGTGTAGATACGTCACGTCATCGGTCATTCTGGTGACAACAGCGATAGCCTCCTCCTTGCGCTGATGATCCAGATAAGTAGCAGCTTCAGTTAACCCTGCGACAACCGTTTTGAGTGCTTCTGAAGTTGGTTGCAATTCGTTTTTCGCATAGAACTGTATTTGATTACCCATCTCGATGATTCCTTGTTATTGCGCAATGAGGATGGCACGTTGCTGTTCCAGCTCGATGCTTTGGTTACGGGATGCAAGCAGGTTGTTTTGCACAATGAGGGCAAGATTTTTGGCTAGCTCTGGTGCTTTGCGTATGGCTTCTTGGATTGTCGGAGATTCACTCAAATATTGGACGGCTTTTTTCTGCGCATCGGCGGCGGCCAGAAGGTAATCTCCCGACAAGCCATTTACCGCCACCCATTGGCATAGATAGAGGAAGAACGATCGCATAAAATGCGGATCCTGATATTCTTCCAGACGGGTTTCGAGATCCATTTCCTTGAGATCTTCCAGATCGCGCTGAAATCCGCTGCTGGTCATCCGGTCGCAATATTGTGACATTTGGTCCCAGAACAGGCTGGCGTTGGTCAGCGTGCCGATAACTTTGCCCAAAGCATCTATCGCGCTGTGCAGAGAATTCACTGAGAGTGTGGAATTACCTTGTTCGACTTTGAGGTTCTTCAGGCTTTCTGCATATTCAGCCAGGGCAACCAGTGAGGCTCGTTTTTCTTTCTGTAGTTCAAGCTGTTTGTTGAGTAGATTGATTCTTTCTTCACGGACTGAGTTTTCAGTTGACGCTGCCGTTTCAGCCATCTTGCTGGTTGATGCTGCAAGATTGGTCAGTGCCGTTCCCGCCGCAGCATAGGCTTTACTGCTGTCTTTCGCTTCCTTCTCCAGCGATTTGGCGGTTTTGGTCAACTCAGGCAGTTTTGCTGCTGCAACGCTATGCTCCGTTTCTTTGTCGCTGCGTTTTACCCGCAGCGCAGCAATGTCTTCCGGTTTGGCGGCGCTGTCTTTTTCCTGATTGGTCAGCGCGGTGTTTAGCACATCAAGTTCGTCTTTCAGGCTATTCACAATACTCTGCTGAGCCGACAGTTGATCGGCAGCCTCAGTATATTTTTTCTGAGCCTTATCGAATTCTTGTTTTGCACTGTCCATACTAGACTGTGCGGCTTTGATTTGTGCATTATCGTCAATGGATGAGCCAGCCTTGCTCATTATTGCCGCTACCGGATTTTTGGCGGCAGAATAGGCTCCCAGCCCCGCGCCGATTGCGTTGGTAACAGCGCCGACGATGCCCAACACTAGGGCTTTGGTTGATTCTTCCGCCTCTCGATTTTTGGCGTCTTCATACAACGCCTGAGTGGTGGCAATATCTTCTAATAATGCTTGCTGATTGGCTTCTTGCGCTTTCTGTTTGGCGATTGTTTCTCGTTCGGCTTTCTGTGCGGCGAGCAGTCGATCATTTTCACTGGCTTCTTCCAAAATGGTGTTTGATTTGGCTTTGGTGGAATCAACCTGTAATGCTTTGAACTGTTCGGCCAGCAATATGGCTTTTACTGACATAGCACTTGAAGATTCCTTACAGTGCGCCAGTTTTTTGAACGCCAGCTTTTCCTGTCCTTTCGTCAACCAACGGTAACATTGTTGCAGTAATTCAATAATATTCTGCGTTTCGCTCTGGAACGTTGTCATGGTGGTAATGCATTCATTACATAACATCGCCAGTCGGCTTTGCAGTCTGGCGATTTCTGCTTGCAACGAACCGCCTTTTGCACCTGCAACACCATGATAAGCGACATAAAACAGTTCGACGGAAAGGTCCAGATTCTGGGTAATGTCGTTAAGACTTAATTGCCCGAGTACTGATTTTTTCTCTCGTTGAACAAGGGGGTCATTAAAAGGAGGGACTTTGGCAAGGTCATACTGTTTTTCTTCGATAACAACGATGTATCCGGTGTCGTTTCCTGAGTTACTCATATCTTGTTTCTCCTTGTTATCATGAAGGAAATGAAGTGCTGTGCTGTAGACATAGAGAGAACATGACTATTTCAACCTGTTCCCCAGTGTCTATTTACGATTCGGCGGTAGCTGCTGCTCAGAAAGGGCGGCCAAACGACCGTCGACAGCGATAATAAAAGGGTGTGTCGCTATGCACTATTGCCTCAATGGCATAGGCCATCGCGGTTGTGTCGTCTGGATTTCCCGCAATGCCATTCTTTTACCTGTTACTGGTGCAACATAAATGCGCGTGGATAGACTGCCCCTTTCGTCAATGGGCAATCTGTTCAAGAATTGATTAACACCACCGCAGGACTTTTCGCTATGATTTGCCTCTTTTCCACCTGCATATAGTGAGTTATGGAACGTTTTATTGAGAATCTGATGTACTCATCGCGCTGGCTGCTTGCCCCGGTTTATCTTGGGCTGTCGCTGGGTTTACTGGCGCTGGCGATCAAGTTTTTCCAGGAGGTGTTCCACGTCCTGCCTAATATTCTGGATATCGCTGAAGCGGATTTAGTGCTGGTGCTGCTGTCATTGATCGATATGACACTGGTTGGCGGCTTGCTGGTGATGGTGATGCTGTCCGGTTACGAGAACTTTGTTTCGGCGCTGGATATCTCCCAAGGCAAAGAAAAGCTGAACTGGCTCGGTAAGATGGACTCCGGCTCGCTGAAAAACAAAGTCGCTGCCTCGATTGTCGCTATCTCGTCTATCCATCTGCTGCGTGTGTTTATGGATGCCCGTAACATCCCGGATAATAAACTGATGTGGTACGTGATTATCCATCTGACGTTTGTGCTGTCTGCACTTGTCATGGGGTATCTGGATCGCATGTCGCGTTACGAAAAAAGCAAAACGGCATAATGAACGCCGCACGGTTTGCGTAGCCAGAAGAAAGAAGCGATCCTATTGTTAACGAAGTGATTTTATCAACACGCTTTGTTTAACGGAGGAGACTATGTCGCAAACCCATCAAATTAACCGCCGTGTGGTTCTGGCCCAGCGCCCGCACGGCGCGCCAACACAAGAGACATTCCGTCTGGAACAACAGCCTGTTCCACAGACCGCTGCGGGGCAGATCCTGCTGCGTACGGTCTACCTCTCTCTTGACCCCTATATGCGTGGCCGCATGAGCGACGCCCCCTCTTATGCCAAACCCGTCGAACTGGATGACGTGATGGTGGGCGGAACCATCAGCCGCGTGGTTGAGTCCAAACACCCTGACTATCAGACGGGCGATTGGGTGCTGTCCTTCAGCGGCTGGCAGGACTATGCGCTTTCCGACGGTAAAGGCTTAACGAATTTGGGGCAGTCGCCCACCAATCCTTCCTACGCATTGGGCGTGCTGGGTATGCCAGGCTTCACCGCGTATATGGGGCTGACGGATATCGGCCAGCCTAAAGCGGGGGAAACGCTGGTGGTGGCTGCTGCGACCGGCCCGGTCGGGGCGACGGTCGGTCAGATTGGGAAACTGAAAGGCTGCCGGGTGGTTGGTGTCGCGGGCGGAGCGGAGAAGTGTCGCTACGCGGTTGACGTTCTGGGATTCGATGTTTGCCTCGACCATCGGGCGGATGATTTTGCAGAACAGTTGAAACAAGCCTGCCCGCAGGGCATTGATATCTACTTTGAAAACGTCGGTGGGAAAGTTTTTGATGCCGTGCTGCCGTTGCTGAATACCTCAGCGCGTATTCCTGTGTGTGGGTTAGTCTCCGGCTACAATGCAACAGGGTTGCCTGATGGCCCCGATCGTTTAGCGCTGTTAGCGGGCACGATTCTGAAGAAACGCATTCGGATGCAGGGGTTCATCATCTTTGATGATTACGGGCACCGCTTCGATGAGTTCTGGAAGGATGTGGCGCCGTGGGTGGCCGAAGGTAAGATTAAATACCGGGAAGAGATTGTCGACGGGTTGGAAAACGCCCCCGAAGCCTTTATCGGCCTGCTGCAGGGCCGCAATTTTGGCAAATTAGTGGTTAGGGTCGGGCCGGATGCCTGACAGGCGCTGACGAAAAAAGAGTTGGCGCAAAAATTGCCTGATCTCCCCTGTTATCGTTGCGGGGGGGAAGGTCAATGCATCCTGATTCAGCATCGTTTCGCGTGCGGCCGTTGCAGCCGTGGTTTGTCATTAATGCGGCGGAAGACTACCTGAAGAAAAGCATCAGCCAGTCTCCCATTGCCCATTTTTACAGCTTCACGGTCGACCGCGCCGAACCGATGACGCTGGCTGTACCGGATGGCAGCGTTGATTTGTTGCTGCACTGCTGTCGTGACGCGCCAGGCGGGCGTGTTTGCGGCAGCACGGCATCGGCGCAGATTACCCGGCTGATGCCCGGCGAGCGCTATTTTGGCGTACGTTTTATGCCGGGGATCATGCCTGCTTTTCTCGATCTTTCTCCGATGGAACTGGCGGGGCAAGAAATCCCTTTCGACGAAGTGGCTCCTGATGTGCCGCGTTTACTGAGGCGGCTGGTAAACAGTCAGGATTTCAACGAACAGGTCGGCATGTTTCTGCACTATTTTTCCTACTGGACTAACCGCTCGGCACCGCCGCTGTTATTGCAGATTATCGACCTG
The genomic region above belongs to Pectobacterium colocasium and contains:
- a CDS encoding IS110 family transposase, translating into MSLPDLLHIGIDVSKASLDIAMGSALPPFSASNDLDGFDAIQAELAKHSVSLILMEATGGLEAPLACSLQAAGFEVVVINPRQARDFARAMGYLAKTDRIDAKVLAQMAEVIDRHPERERFIQPLPDIQRQALAALVTRRRQLVTMLVAENNRLASAHPQSRKSIKTIINALKHELARIDHDMNKHVQSHFKALSDLLGSVKGVGTTTISTLLAELPELGTLSRRQISALVGVAPLNRDSGKMRGKRTIFGGRASIRSVLYMAALVATRFNPVIKDFYTRLVNAGKPKKVALVACMRKLLTILNAMLKTGQAWDNDFHRATP
- a CDS encoding TIGR00645 family protein; this translates as MERFIENLMYSSRWLLAPVYLGLSLGLLALAIKFFQEVFHVLPNILDIAEADLVLVLLSLIDMTLVGGLLVMVMLSGYENFVSALDISQGKEKLNWLGKMDSGSLKNKVAASIVAISSIHLLRVFMDARNIPDNKLMWYVIIHLTFVLSALVMGYLDRMSRYEKSKTA
- a CDS encoding NADP-dependent oxidoreductase; translated protein: MSQTHQINRRVVLAQRPHGAPTQETFRLEQQPVPQTAAGQILLRTVYLSLDPYMRGRMSDAPSYAKPVELDDVMVGGTISRVVESKHPDYQTGDWVLSFSGWQDYALSDGKGLTNLGQSPTNPSYALGVLGMPGFTAYMGLTDIGQPKAGETLVVAAATGPVGATVGQIGKLKGCRVVGVAGGAEKCRYAVDVLGFDVCLDHRADDFAEQLKQACPQGIDIYFENVGGKVFDAVLPLLNTSARIPVCGLVSGYNATGLPDGPDRLALLAGTILKKRIRMQGFIIFDDYGHRFDEFWKDVAPWVAEGKIKYREEIVDGLENAPEAFIGLLQGRNFGKLVVRVGPDA
- a CDS encoding helix-turn-helix domain-containing protein, with the translated sequence MHPDSASFRVRPLQPWFVINAAEDYLKKSISQSPIAHFYSFTVDRAEPMTLAVPDGSVDLLLHCCRDAPGGRVCGSTASAQITRLMPGERYFGVRFMPGIMPAFLDLSPMELAGQEIPFDEVAPDVPRLLRRLVNSQDFNEQVGMFLHYFSYWTNRSAPPLLLQIIDLIMAHDGKIRVDELERKTLYSARYIHRLFHDNCGMSPKTFCRTIRFQRALALLNQGNIDSLTTLAQRLEYADQSHFFREFKAFSSCSPQHYLARLQAVRYQNRIRQC